In Streptomyces sp. NBC_01381, the sequence CTCGACACGGTGCAGGGAGGCCGCGGGGTGGCCGTCCAAGTACTCCCATTTACGGGCGAGTTGATGACGCAGGCCGCCCTTGCGGCGGGACCGCTCGGTGACGACCAGGGGGTAGGAGCAGCCGAGCGGCGTCGGGTCGTCGGCGCCGCACTCCCACCGGGCCACCGGCCAGTTGAGCAGCGCGCGGGGCAGCACGAACGCCAGCAACTCGTCCGTACCGGGGGCGAGATGGGAGAAGGCGTCGTCGACGCGCTCCTGGACGTACGTACGCACGCTGCCGGAGGCCAGGGTGTCCGAGCCGACGGGATGACGGTGGCCCTCGCGGTAAGCGGAGACCTCGACCAGGAGCTGGTCGTCGCCCGCGCCGCTGTGGTCGATCTCGACGAGGATCGGGGACCAGTCCGGCGGCGCACCGGACGGGGCCGTGGACCGGGGCGCGTCGAGCAGCCCGGTGAGCCGGTCGGCCAGACGGGTCAGCGCTTGTGGCTCCTCGACCTCGGAGAGCACGTACCAGGCCGCCGACCACAGCGAGCCGAAGCCGCCGTGCGGCACGGGCGGGCCGAAAGGGCCCACCGCGTCGTTGTACAGCCGCTCCGGGTCGACCGCCGGGCCGCTGCCGGCCGCCCGCTCCACCAGCTCGCGAAGCCGCTCCTTCGCCGCCCGGTGGTGGCCCGGGGTCGGGATGAAGTCGCCGAGCGGGGCCCAGTAGCGGGCCATGACGGAGGTGGGCAGCATCCTGCCGTTGCGTACGCCGCTGGAGGCGCGGGCGGCGGCCGACACCATGCCCACCACGCGGTTGCTGTCCGCGAGGGTCACCGCCGCGCCGCTGAACCCCGGTGCGAGGGGCTGCCCGTGGGCGCTCCACGCCTCCAGCTGCACCCACTCGTCGGCGATCAACTGGGCCGCGGTGGCCCGGTATTCGGCGATGGTGCCCTCCGGATAGCCCTTGGGGAAGCCGTACACGAGGAGCCTGGGCCGGGGTTCGGCGTACGCGTCGTCGGGCGCCGCGAACTCGGCGGGCCGCACCGGCACGGGGCGCGCGAGCTCCAGGACGGCGAGGTCACCCGGGTCGGCGCCCGCCCCGTCCCACCCGCCGTGCGCACCGACGGCAGCGGACACCTCGCCGAGGTCCCCGCGGTGCGGAAAGGAAACGGTGACCGCCGCCCGGCCGCTGCCCCGCACGACATGCGCACAGGTCAGCACATGCCGCTCGGACACCAGGAACCCAGCCCCGACCTCGCTGCCGCAGACGATCCGGGCATGCCACGATGCGCTGCTCATGAGGTGGCGGTGGCCTCCGGGGGCAGGCCTGCCGGGGGATCGGCGACGGGCGCCGGGGACTGGCCGGGAGTCCACGCCAGGCGCACCACCAGATGGCCCTCGGCCGTGCCCTTCACGATCACCGCGCCGGCCTCCGCCGTCATCCGGACCCCGAACTCGATCTCCACCGAGTCGGGGCGCAGGCTGCCGTCCCGGAACACCCGCAGCGCGGACTCCGCGGCCGCTCGCGCCCCGGCCAGTGAGCCCTCGAAGGTGCGGGCGGCCTGTGCGGGTCCTTCGCCGTGGCGCGAGATGAGGTGGGAGCCGTGCAGGTCGTCCACGTCGGCCATGACGACCCGTGCGCCGTCGTCGGTCCTGAACTCCACCAGATCGTCCATCACTGCCCCTGTCGAACCCCGGGCACCACGTGCCGCACATCCTGACTGTCTGCCAACTGCATTGTCACGGAAGGTGCTCGTCGCTGTCAGCCGTCTTCCGGGCAACGGCCTGAGACAGGTGTGGCTGGCGGGAAGGTGCCCTGGCGGCTTCCCGCCAGGACCGGTCAACATCCCCGCAACACAAGCCCCCTGACACTCGTCGCAGCACCCGGGAACCACCCCCGCCCGGGTCCGACGAAGAGAGGGCACCCATGACCAGAGCACCCGCGTGGCGAAGAGCGAGGCTGCTGCCGGCCTTCGGCCTCGCGTTCGCCCTGCTCCCGGCAGGGCAGGCCGCCACCGCGGCTCCTTCCGACGCGCCGCAGGGACGAGCCACGCCCGCCGCCCACACCGTCACCCTGGTAACCGGCGACAAGGTCACCGTCACGGAACTCGGCGGCGGCAAGAAGACCGTCACCGTCGACCGGCCCGAAGGGTCCACCGGAGCCGTCCGGAGCGAGATATCGGGCGGCCGCATCACCGTCGTACCGGACGAGGCGCGGCCCTATCTGAACGTGGGGACCCTCGACGAGC encodes:
- a CDS encoding trypsin-like peptidase domain-containing protein — encoded protein: MSSASWHARIVCGSEVGAGFLVSERHVLTCAHVVRGSGRAAVTVSFPHRGDLGEVSAAVGAHGGWDGAGADPGDLAVLELARPVPVRPAEFAAPDDAYAEPRPRLLVYGFPKGYPEGTIAEYRATAAQLIADEWVQLEAWSAHGQPLAPGFSGAAVTLADSNRVVGMVSAAARASSGVRNGRMLPTSVMARYWAPLGDFIPTPGHHRAAKERLRELVERAAGSGPAVDPERLYNDAVGPFGPPVPHGGFGSLWSAAWYVLSEVEEPQALTRLADRLTGLLDAPRSTAPSGAPPDWSPILVEIDHSGAGDDQLLVEVSAYREGHRHPVGSDTLASGSVRTYVQERVDDAFSHLAPGTDELLAFVLPRALLNWPVARWECGADDPTPLGCSYPLVVTERSRRKGGLRHQLARKWEYLDGHPAASLHRVECGTQEKPNKLRFRLRRDGADLAGFGAPPPADRTGPGADVTHFDVSLTAPAPVLLWPRTGCDGADGHGPAGAGCPGSEFLDRIAAHVDGTSPAELPRTILALRESAEAADEPERHWARDVQLLWDDPRCFPDAPAAHRHSPVA
- a CDS encoding CU044_2847 family protein — encoded protein: MDDLVEFRTDDGARVVMADVDDLHGSHLISRHGEGPAQAARTFEGSLAGARAAAESALRVFRDGSLRPDSVEIEFGVRMTAEAGAVIVKGTAEGHLVVRLAWTPGQSPAPVADPPAGLPPEATATS